From the genome of Acidimicrobiales bacterium, one region includes:
- the dxr gene encoding 1-deoxy-D-xylulose-5-phosphate reductoisomerase, which produces MAADGGTVTVAVAGSTGSIGTQTLDVVAAEPDRYRVVALGAGGGRLDLLVDQARRTGARVVAVAEEARAPEVAAALPGVDVRAGTDGLASLGAEADVCVNGVVGFAGLHVTLSTLAAGRRLALANKESLIAGGPVVRQVRHTPGAELVPVDSEHCAVHMCLRSGEADGPDRVARVVLTASGGPFRGRTRAELADVTVDDALAHPTWSMGPKITVDSSTLMNKGLEVIEAHELFDVAYDHIEVVVHPQSIVHSMVEFTDGATVAQLSLPDMRLPIGYALAFPDRLAAPFGRIDWTELRRLDFEEPDTEAFPCLGLAYAAGRAGGGAPAWLNAANEVAVQAFLDGAIRWVDIPEVLDDALSRHDGGRPDSAEDVIEVDRRAREVARRLVSERA; this is translated from the coding sequence ATGGCCGCCGACGGCGGGACCGTGACGGTGGCCGTCGCCGGCTCGACCGGGTCGATCGGCACCCAGACCCTCGACGTGGTGGCGGCCGAACCCGACCGCTACCGGGTGGTGGCCCTGGGGGCCGGGGGCGGCCGCCTCGACCTGCTGGTCGACCAGGCCCGGCGCACCGGGGCCCGGGTGGTGGCGGTGGCCGAGGAGGCCCGGGCCCCGGAGGTGGCGGCCGCCCTGCCCGGGGTGGACGTCAGGGCCGGCACCGACGGGCTGGCCAGCCTGGGGGCCGAGGCCGACGTGTGCGTCAACGGCGTGGTCGGGTTCGCCGGGCTGCACGTCACCCTGTCCACCCTGGCGGCTGGCCGGCGCCTGGCCCTGGCCAACAAGGAGTCGCTCATCGCCGGCGGCCCGGTGGTGCGCCAGGTCCGCCACACCCCCGGGGCCGAGCTGGTGCCCGTCGACAGCGAGCACTGCGCGGTGCACATGTGCCTGCGCAGCGGCGAGGCCGACGGCCCCGACCGGGTGGCCCGGGTGGTGCTGACGGCCAGCGGGGGCCCGTTCCGGGGTCGGACCCGGGCCGAGCTGGCCGACGTCACCGTGGACGATGCCTTGGCCCACCCCACGTGGTCGATGGGCCCCAAGATCACCGTCGACTCGTCCACCCTGATGAACAAGGGCCTGGAGGTCATCGAGGCCCACGAGCTCTTCGACGTGGCCTACGACCACATCGAGGTGGTGGTCCACCCCCAGTCGATCGTGCACTCCATGGTGGAGTTCACCGACGGGGCCACCGTGGCCCAGCTCTCCCTGCCCGACATGCGCCTGCCCATCGGCTACGCCCTGGCCTTCCCCGACCGGCTGGCCGCCCCCTTCGGCCGCATCGACTGGACCGAGCTGCGGCGCCTGGACTTCGAGGAGCCCGACACCGAGGCGTTCCCGTGCCTGGGCCTGGCCTACGCCGCCGGCCGGGCCGGCGGGGGGGCGCCGGCCTGGCTCAACGCCGCCAACGAGGTGGCGGTCCAGGCCTTCCTGGACGGCGCCATCCGGTGGGTCGACATCCCCGAGGTCCTCGATGACGCGCTTTCCCGGCATGATGGGGGGCGTCCCGACAGCGCCGAGGACGTGATCGAGGTCGATCGGCGGGCCCGCGAGGTGGCCCGCCGGCTGGTCTCGGAGCGGGCCTAG
- a CDS encoding decaprenylphospho-beta-D-erythro-pentofuranosid-2-ulose 2-reductase, producing MRDSTGGVQSVLVLGGASDIARATVHLLVGDRCRRVVLAGRPSPRLDEAAEDIAATGAEVEVVTFDAAAPDTHEKAIGAVFDGGDVDVVLLAFGVLGDQDTFDRDPGAAVQAAGVNYTGAVSAGLVVADRLRAQGHGTLVALSSVAGVRGRSDNYVYGSTKAGVDAFAQGLGDSLHGSGARVMVVRPGFVTTRMTEGMDPAPFSTTPEAVAADIVAGLRKGRETVWSPAVLRAVFGVLRLLPRPVWRRLAAR from the coding sequence ATGCGTGACAGCACCGGGGGGGTCCAGTCCGTCCTGGTCCTGGGCGGGGCGTCCGACATCGCCCGGGCCACGGTCCACCTCCTGGTCGGCGACCGGTGCCGGCGGGTGGTGCTGGCCGGGCGCCCCTCGCCCCGCCTGGACGAGGCGGCCGAGGACATCGCCGCCACCGGGGCCGAGGTCGAGGTGGTGACCTTCGACGCCGCCGCCCCCGACACCCACGAGAAGGCCATCGGGGCCGTGTTCGACGGCGGCGACGTCGACGTCGTGCTGCTGGCCTTCGGGGTCCTGGGCGACCAGGACACCTTCGACCGGGACCCCGGCGCCGCCGTCCAGGCCGCGGGCGTGAACTACACCGGGGCGGTGTCGGCCGGGCTGGTGGTGGCCGACCGCCTGCGGGCCCAGGGCCACGGCACCCTGGTGGCGCTGTCCTCGGTGGCCGGGGTGCGGGGCCGGAGCGACAACTACGTCTACGGCTCGACCAAGGCCGGCGTGGACGCCTTCGCCCAGGGGCTGGGCGACTCCCTGCACGGCTCGGGGGCCCGGGTGATGGTGGTGCGGCCCGGCTTCGTGACCACCCGCATGACCGAGGGCATGGACCCCGCCCCCTTCTCCACCACCCCCGAGGCGGTGGCCGCCGACATCGTGGCCGGCCTGCGCAAGGGGCGGGAGACGGTGTGGTCGCCCGCCGTCCTGCGGGCCGTCTTCGGGGTGCTGCGCCTGCTGCCCCGCCCGGTGTGGCGACGGCTGGCGGCGCGGTGA
- the ispG gene encoding flavodoxin-dependent (E)-4-hydroxy-3-methylbut-2-enyl-diphosphate synthase, giving the protein MEVRSTADRRPTRSVTLAHPSSPVTVGAGAPVSVQSMTTTKTADVDGTLQQIYALAAAGADIVRCTCNDAEAAAGLARIVPRSPVPLVADIHHNHRMGLAALEAGVACLRLNPGNIRRPEHIKAVASEARDRGVPIRIGVNGGSLDPALYEKHGGTVTPEAMVESAKIEMAHFEDVDFHDVKISVKASSVPLMIDAYRLLSEETDAPLHLGVTEAGPLPGGLVKSTAGIGALLAEGIGDTIRYSLTADPVEEARAGRLLLEILGLRERTNVDLIACPSCGRAEIDVIDVARRAQDAFADKEIPLQVAVMGCVVNGPGEARDADIGIAAGNKRGHLFVKGRNVAVVPEADMVEALVDWAEFITEHGVEAALERADTTVATREAERDRARLLREQGDDVNASEQRVELIKKHIDG; this is encoded by the coding sequence ATGGAGGTCCGCAGCACCGCGGACCGCCGCCCCACCCGGTCCGTCACCCTGGCCCACCCCAGTAGCCCGGTGACCGTGGGCGCCGGCGCCCCGGTGTCGGTCCAGTCGATGACCACCACCAAGACGGCCGACGTCGACGGCACCCTCCAGCAGATCTACGCCCTGGCCGCGGCCGGGGCCGACATCGTGCGCTGCACCTGCAACGACGCCGAGGCCGCCGCCGGCCTGGCCCGCATCGTGCCCCGCTCGCCGGTCCCGCTGGTGGCCGACATCCACCACAACCACCGCATGGGCCTGGCCGCCCTGGAGGCGGGGGTGGCCTGCCTCCGCCTCAACCCCGGCAACATCCGCCGGCCCGAGCACATCAAGGCGGTGGCGTCGGAGGCCCGCGACCGGGGGGTGCCCATCCGCATCGGGGTGAACGGCGGCTCGCTCGACCCGGCGCTGTACGAGAAGCACGGCGGCACCGTCACCCCCGAGGCCATGGTCGAGTCGGCCAAGATCGAGATGGCGCACTTCGAGGACGTCGACTTCCACGACGTCAAGATCTCGGTCAAGGCCTCCAGCGTGCCGCTCATGATCGACGCCTACCGCCTGCTCTCGGAGGAGACCGACGCCCCCCTGCACCTGGGCGTCACCGAGGCCGGCCCGCTGCCCGGGGGGCTGGTGAAGTCCACCGCCGGCATCGGGGCCCTGCTGGCCGAGGGCATCGGCGACACCATCCGCTACTCGCTCACCGCCGACCCCGTCGAGGAGGCCCGGGCCGGGCGCCTGCTGCTGGAGATCCTGGGCCTGCGGGAGCGCACCAACGTGGACCTCATCGCCTGCCCCAGCTGCGGGCGGGCCGAGATCGACGTCATCGACGTGGCCCGGCGGGCCCAGGACGCCTTCGCCGACAAGGAGATCCCCCTGCAGGTGGCGGTCATGGGCTGCGTGGTCAACGGCCCCGGGGAGGCCCGGGACGCCGACATCGGCATCGCCGCCGGCAACAAGCGGGGCCACCTGTTCGTCAAGGGCCGCAACGTGGCCGTGGTGCCCGAGGCCGACATGGTGGAGGCCCTGGTCGACTGGGCCGAGTTCATCACCGAGCACGGGGTGGAGGCCGCCCTGGAGCGGGCCGACACCACGGTGGCGACCCGCGAGGCCGAGCGGGACCGGGCCCGCCTGCTGCGGGAGCAGGGCGACGACGTCAACGCCAGCGAGCAGCGGGTCGAGCTCATCAAGAAGCACATCGACGGCTGA
- a CDS encoding M50 family metallopeptidase has protein sequence MSIDQHPPTPVEAPPEGPASEGSAPDDPGPAPSMTAGQWARLGVVLGLLVLLTATTGAWGLVMVLGIVVMITLHELGHFVMAKRAGMKVTEFFLGFGPRVWSIQRGETEYGLKLVPAGAYVKIVGMHNIEEVDPADEALTYRQKPFWARIGVAVAGSTVHFLLALGLIFILLAGVGLPAGTLTPDEDQWRVEGVEQGTPAFAAGLRDGDDVVALDGRPTPTFESLREVVYDRPGDEVALTVERDGRTFETTATLAPHEADPAVGFLGVGQTVPEERLGVLAAVPATFREFGNITRESTVGLARVFSPSRLSDFGSQVANARDEPAAVDEPDRPVRPSAASSADEPESSEENRLLSLLGVFRLGVGLGDTGGVAGVLLLFALMNVFIGLFNLLPMLPFDGGHVAIAVYERFQERRRHLSQRYFADVGRLLPMTYAVVGALALLFASTLYLDIASPLTVN, from the coding sequence GTGTCCATCGACCAGCATCCCCCCACCCCCGTCGAGGCCCCCCCGGAGGGCCCGGCCTCGGAGGGCTCGGCCCCGGACGACCCGGGCCCCGCCCCGTCCATGACCGCCGGCCAGTGGGCCCGGCTCGGCGTGGTGCTCGGCCTCCTGGTCCTGCTGACCGCCACCACCGGGGCCTGGGGCCTGGTCATGGTGCTGGGCATCGTGGTGATGATCACCCTCCACGAGCTGGGCCACTTCGTGATGGCCAAGCGGGCCGGCATGAAGGTCACCGAGTTCTTCCTGGGCTTCGGCCCCCGGGTGTGGTCGATCCAGCGGGGCGAGACCGAGTACGGGCTCAAGCTGGTCCCGGCCGGGGCCTACGTGAAGATCGTGGGCATGCACAACATCGAGGAGGTCGACCCCGCCGATGAGGCCCTGACCTACCGCCAGAAGCCGTTCTGGGCCCGCATCGGCGTGGCCGTGGCCGGCTCCACGGTGCACTTCCTGCTGGCCCTGGGCCTGATCTTCATCCTCCTGGCCGGCGTGGGCCTGCCCGCCGGCACCCTGACCCCCGACGAGGACCAGTGGCGGGTGGAGGGCGTGGAGCAGGGCACCCCGGCCTTCGCCGCCGGCCTGCGCGACGGCGACGACGTGGTGGCCCTCGACGGCCGGCCCACCCCCACCTTCGAGTCGCTCCGGGAGGTGGTGTACGACCGGCCCGGCGACGAGGTGGCCCTCACCGTCGAGCGCGACGGCCGCACCTTCGAGACCACGGCCACCCTGGCCCCCCACGAGGCCGACCCCGCGGTGGGCTTCCTGGGCGTGGGCCAGACCGTGCCCGAGGAGCGCCTGGGCGTGCTGGCCGCGGTGCCGGCCACGTTCCGGGAGTTCGGCAACATCACCAGGGAGTCGACGGTCGGCCTGGCCCGGGTGTTCTCCCCGTCCCGCCTGTCCGACTTCGGCAGCCAGGTGGCCAACGCCCGGGACGAGCCGGCGGCGGTCGACGAGCCCGACCGGCCAGTGCGGCCGTCGGCGGCGTCGTCGGCCGACGAGCCCGAGAGCTCCGAGGAGAACCGCCTGCTGTCCCTGCTGGGCGTGTTCCGCCTCGGGGTGGGCCTGGGCGACACCGGTGGCGTGGCCGGGGTCCTCCTGCTCTTCGCCCTCATGAACGTGTTCATCGGGCTGTTCAACCTGCTGCCCATGCTGCCCTTCGACGGGGGCCACGTGGCCATCGCCGTCTACGAGCGGTTCCAGGAGCGGCGCCGGCACCTGTCCCAGCGCTACTTCGCCGACGTGGGCCGGTTGCTACCCATGACCTACGCGGTGGTGGGGGCCCTGGCCCTGCTGTTCGCCTCCACCCTGTACCTCGACATCGCCAGCCCCTTGACGGTGAACTGA